The following proteins come from a genomic window of Dreissena polymorpha isolate Duluth1 chromosome 1, UMN_Dpol_1.0, whole genome shotgun sequence:
- the LOC127864932 gene encoding uncharacterized protein LOC127864932 produces the protein MTSLVEEFKVAKGRLVVTLKESSDDMIWKAGIETRTGRKWSASQAVAQAETRLRHKDIVWFFVILGPKTCNSSWNISGQILVKFLKAAGSSAISSAIKVSVTEAIRQGLGSIKPQRWSTAGKKERSQMVQYEIRLSEEEDRRARAVGMGGQCAWTQWQTTERHLTWVDIWHYKPLRLKFLLRSVYDLLPSPVNLRRWGLVEDPKCQLCDKPGTMQHTLSSCQTALTQGRYRWRHDTVLKELADILERKRRKTRPTNKKAVPTIKFVKEGQTAKKSRTAATSILDESERWEMKVDLGKQLVFPDIVNTTQRPDIVIWSPKDKKLVMIELTVPWETRCEEAYERKMGKYTELQEQCKSHGWSAWLFPVEIGCRGFPAQSVWRMLSNIGIKGGDRKRAVGRLGQAAERAYDWLWMMREEKSWTLNH, from the exons ATGACCTCACTAGTTGAAGAGTTCAAGGTTGCCAAAGGAAGACTGGTGGTAACCCTCAAAGAGTCATCAGATGACATGATATGGAAGGCAGGCATCGAGACACGCACAGGGCGAAAGTGGTCAGCAAGCCAGGCAGTCGCCCAGGCAGAAACCAggctacgacacaaagacatc GTGTGGTTCTTCGTGATCCTGGGACCAAAGACCTGTAATAGCTCATGGAACATATCAGGCCAGATTCTGGTGAAGTTTCTAAAAGCCGCCGGATCTTCAGCCATCAGTTCGGCCATCAAAGTCTC tgtgaccgaggcaatAAGACAAGGCCTGGGCAGTATAAAACCACAACGCTGGAGCACTGCCGGTAAGAAAGAAAGAAGCCAAATGGTCCAGTATGAGATCAGGCTTTCAGAAGAGGAAGACAGGCGCGCCAGAGCAGTCGGAATGGGAGGGCAGTGCGCATGGACACAATGGCAGACCACAGAAAGACACCTGACATGGGTAGACATTTGGCACTACAAACCACTACGACTCAAATTCCTACTGAGATCCGTATATGATCTGCTGCCATCTCCAGTCAATCTACGCAGATGGGGGTTAGTGGAAGACCCAAAGTGTCAGCTGTGCGACAAACCAGGAACCATGCAGCACACCCTCTCGTCTTGCCAAACAGCGCTAACACAAGGCCGCTACAGATGGAGGCACGACACGGTCCTCAAGGAGCTAGCAGACATACTAGAGCGGAAGAGAAGGAAGACAAGACCTACCAACAAGAAGGCAGTACCAACAATCAAATTCgtcaaggaaggacaaactgccaAGAAGTCAAGAACCGCAGCAACATCTATCCTTGATGAATCAGAGCGTTGGGAGATGAAGGTCGACCTAGGAAAACAGCTGGTATTCCCGGACATAGTCAATACCACACAGAGACCAGACATAGTTATATGGTCTCCCAAGGACAAGAAACTGGTAATGATAGAACTCACTGTACCCTGGGAGACTAGGTGTGAAGAGGCCTACGAGCGGAAAATGGGAAAGTACACTGAGCTACAAGAACAGTGTAAAAGTCATGGTTGGAGTGCCTGGCTGTTCCCCGTTGAAATAGGGTGCAGAGGATTCCCAGCCCAATCAGTATGGAGAATGCTCAGCAACATTGGGATCAAGGGAGGTGACAGGAAGAGGGCTGTAGGCAGACTTGGACAAGCTGCAGAAAGAGCATACGACTGGCTGTGGATGAtgcgagaggagaagagctggacgcTAAACCACTGA